A stretch of DNA from Nymphalis io chromosome 22, ilAglIoxx1.1, whole genome shotgun sequence:
tCGGGTACGTTCTGCTCTTTATTAGATTGTATTCCTTCTTTATATAACTCTGTATAGGTTATCTATgacaaaaaactataaaatctattataataataataataataaaatcctgggacatttttcaaacacggccatctgatcccaaattaagcttgtacagagcttgtgctatggaaaccagacaactgatatactacatatactacttttctttttgtaaatacatacttatatagataattacacccagactcaggacaaacagacatgttcatgcacacaaatgtctgtcctgggtgggaatcgaactcacaaccttcggcgtgaaaggcaagtattctaccaaccacgccaaccggctcaaatataggtatacatattaaataatatgatatgacTATCAATTACATTTATCTAAACAAACATCCAATTTATGACTGATATATATactagtgtttataattcatctcgtgcttaacggtgaaggaaaacatcgtgaggaaacctgcatgtgtctaatttcattgaaattctgccacatgtgtattctaccaacccgcattggagcagcgtggtggaataagctccaaaccttctcctcaaaagggagaggaggccttagcccagcagtgggacattaacaggctgttactgtactgtactgatataTACTAGTATTACTAACACAACTTACATTAACTTAATTAGTTACATTATAATCACTTTATTAcaagttataaacacaaaggaATGGTAAGTATTACATGAGAGTTCGTCAATGAAAATATAGCATCTTCTTTACATTCTAAAGATTATAAGGCAGTGAGACCATATTCTGATTTTATGACTGGCGCGTTACCTGCACCGATACCGGTTCCGCAACCCGTATTGCCAACTGGCGAACCGTGGGCGGATAAATTGGCAACCAGTGACGGGTCATGCCTGCATGTATACCCATCATGTGTAAGTGATGAGCTGTCATCTGGTGTCCAGGGTACATCTGGCTGCCAGGATGCGACATGGGACTTATTGATGGATCGTGTGACATATTTTACTGCGCGCCAACACAGTGTAATTCGTTCATGATGTTGTCAGTTACATTTTCTATGCTGTCTGACCGTCCATTGTTGTTTGATTTCTTCTTATCgttattatttgtattcttaCTCGATCTACTCTTGTGTGGCTCCTTTAGTCGTAGTCGTCGTGACGCCGGCTGGATTAGTTTTGCTTCTAACGTTTTTGGTTTTCGGTAAATTATTGTCCTTTTTCCATTTCGCTCTTCTATTCTGAAACcagatttttatttgtttctccGACAGGACTAAAGTGTGAGCCATTtctattcttcttcttctagtAAGGTACCGATTGTAATGAAACTCTTTTTCCAATTCTAATGTTTGATACCTGGTATACGTTGTCCGTTGCCGTTTCGGCAACATTCCCAGTTGAAAAGTTCCGTTTGAAGCCCCGGCAACATGAATCTTCTTCATCCAAGGGTAGATTACTCTGCCTGTATTATCGAAACATATTGAGGAATCATCGTCTTCAACGGGAGGCCTGTCTAGAAGCATCCTCTCATCGTCCAATTCAGACCCAGGAGGGCCTTTACGGTCTAGGGCCTGAAGTTTCCTCCCAGCGACCGCCGCCTCTTCTGTATGTCTTTCTAACCGTAACCCAAGCTCCGCTAGTCCTGGCGTAGCGTCATTATGAGAAGGAATATAACCGTGATCAGCATCAGATGGATGAGACGGTTCGGGAGGCCTCGGCGGTAGTGCGACAGGTGGGTGTTGCGGTATCGGGTGGTAATAATCTCCGTACCAGCACCAGTACTCCGTGGCGACTTGCACGGGATACTGGTAGCCTAATTGTAAATGTTGATGCTGATAGTATTCTCCTGGCGGTATGTAGTCCGCCTGCCTGCACTCTTCAGAGGGTGGGAATTTTGGATCGGGCTGTGGTTGATATCCACCGTTCATGAGGAAGGAGCTCATCGTGGGCGTGGTCGATTCGGCGCATCACATCCCAATACGCCTGTTAATATGGCCGCCATTCAACAATCGCAGAACGggaacatttttttcttatatcaaatttaaacaGTCCACAAATCATTCACTCACAAAGttctaaaacaaacataaaagcagtaattgttaaaatattagaaCAATATTATTGCCAAGTCATTTGATTTATCACTTTTTGATAATAAACAATAGCTGAGGCGCGCTGCCCAATATACACTGCCCAACACcaattacatttaatgtaaatgGTATGTGTAATTGATAGTGTATCGTAACATGAAATCTTCATTCTATTAAAGCTTAGTTTGTGTTCAAATTCGTAAACGGGTTTTTTCCATTCAAAATTCGatcataagtattaaaaaaaaaataatgacattgaCAGTTTATTGTGCGCGTCAATAATGCAGAAtcgtattttatgaattttattcattaaatatgtcaaattaacatcaaataatttaaatttaggatCAATGATATTACTTATGTCGGTATGGTTATGTGTTAGGtccatacaaaaaatattaagtacaaaGAATATCAAAATTCAACAATGACCTggattctgtttttattttttccattattttttCCATTTCCGGTAAAAGGCTTAGATCTTAAAGAAAAAATGCAAAGGGCAGAAAAGATATGTAGCGCCTATGGATATCAAGTTTTGGAAGCAAAGTTTGTACAGGAAAAACATTTGCTCTGTTTAAAGTTACAGTCTTTAGGTACcagtattgaatatttttttttataattataaatcataattatctTAATAGAATTTaacttagtataaattataaattaattatctatcaAAGTTAAGTTTTAGTctgtatataagtaattatcgAAAGCATTTTGGCAATTTGTCTGTCTACCTTTGCCTAGTATAtgcaaattgaatataaataaaaaaataaagttatttattaaaaaaaatcataaaatatttattacaattatttgaaaacagtTCAAATGCAGTAGAGTAAAGTCTAAATACTTGatgatataaatcattttattaaatatcataacaCAATTATACATTCAAAAAATGCAACAcaattatttgaaatgttaacttcataaatttatttatctttgaatATGTTTAacgacatattaatatttacagggTTATCTCATTTAGCGTCAAATACTTCAGCATTATTCTTAGACCCTGAATCGAATAACGATGCGAAAGTACGCTTTCGTCTGGCAGATGTTACAATGGCATACGGTTTCCCAGTGAATAGTCCGACAGCTGGCTCGGCTGAGGGTTACATTGGCGATGACCATCATTTTTACGGAGTACTTCATTTGggtattacataatattgtatataattttaacaatattatttcgaatataaaatCGAAACATTACTTGTTTTTTGCcctttttaatatgtttataattaaacttaaatagtatatacatatgtatgtacttcTACTCCTCTTGAGTAGAAGGTTATTGAGgatcttattataatatcaaagatatcaaaataacatttattaataattagttatttgttAGAAGGGTGTGGGAGgcgttacatataaaaaagcttgaacctcaaggaTAGCAGTTTATCCTTGCTTGGTTTGCAGCATTGGCAGTTTATCCTTGCTTGGTTGATACCAAGCTTGATAGCTTGCTTCATCAGTCGAATCATCTTTACAGACAATGTATCAAACATCATTATGAATCATATCATATgtcttaaattatgtttaattaccaTGGGGGCTATGCTCCCGtgaaccaaaataaataaatcatcatttgatttcaattatattaaaggcAACCGTACTCTCCACGCTGATCCATATGGAAAAGACGATCCGAATTTTTTTTTCGGTGTTCTTGAAAACGATAACATGGTTGCACCTGGGCGGTCTCGTCGAGATGACCAGGTGATCAGGTGAAgatgtataacatatataataaataataataatatataaataaatctatgccCTCTCTGGTTTAAACCATAACCAATTTTGCAGGCTCTTTTTAACTCTCTCTATCCTCTgtacagttattatttaaagccACAAGTatgcaaatttcatcaaaactgGTTCGACTTGAGCGTGAATACGTAAAAGACAATGTTACtttaacatttacatataagTAAGATATCAAATCACAAGCGTTCCCAAGGAGATATGACACCAGCCAGGCGATGGACCGTGAAATTCCATGCTATATTCATAATTCAATAATTCTTCCAATATTTACCCCTGATTGATATAGATAATCCTAGAAAATGTCAGCTTAGcatctttaatataatgtttcgcatgtaaaaatgattttttttatatataaaacttatttacctttatttcaGCTAGGTGCAGGTTTTTACCATCTCCCTTACTTCCCATACCGCATAGAACAGCGTAAGCCCCAGCCAGGAGTCGCAACCGCACGAATCTGCGACCTGCTGCTGCTGGCTGATAAGGAGTTCTTTGTAAAAGTAGATAAATATCAAAAGTCATCcatattgtgtatattatatattatttgattagttGGAATCTTTTATTTGGAatcttaataaatgtataatataaaataatattgtcatgAAACTATAGAATACATCtagttttattaagtaatagatGGCGATCAGGACCCTGAACGATTTCTGCTACGGCGCCCATTCTAAAAGGTGTCTAGACAACTGAACACAAAACTATAGTGACCCCAAATAAATGACATAAAACAAAGGGAATTATGacgataaataatgatataagttTTCTTTTCAGGATGCGAATTCTAGCCTCAACCACGTTGTCCGAAGAATGATTCATGCAGTTGCACAGGCCGATATTATATTCAGAAACGCTGACTTCAACGAAGATGGTGTCCCAGATAACATCGGTAAATATCCCAGATAATAATGTTACTATTTTCCACTCGCGGCTACGCCTGCGTGTGTTAGGTCCCCTTTGTCCATTTCTATATCACTGACAACATGTActcaaaatttcatgattatcAATTGAGTAATAACACTTAAGATTTGACGCAATTACAATactcgtataaatatataacaaaatactttCAGGTTTCTCTGTAAAATATATCCTCGTCCTCACATCTGATGAGACCAATAACAGGGTGTTCGGAGACTTGGCAAAAGACCGCGAAGTAGACGGTAGAAATTACCTCATGCGCTTCGCAAGATTGCGGCGTCTGTCTGAGGTCTGTCTCGGAGTCGCTTTCTCTGGACATGCTTTTCATAATAGAACACTCGGATTAAGGTGATTAATAATTTGGAAAAAATAtggtaaatattgtatttagttTATTCTAATTTGTCTGTGTTTCAATTAAATACCGATGGTTGGGCTTAACGTAGGTCTCGGTGGTACtcgttcataaataattattgtaccaTCTTGTGGTTATAAAAGCTATGGGCCATACTACTGTATTTCGATGTATATGAGAATGAACCAATCTAATTACAGGCCCAAGATACACTTATGTGAGGGATAGGCATAAGGGACAGATAGTTTACCTaccttttttttacgctggaaaaacgcattacgcgtttcccccgcgGGAACAGTAGTCGCTGGTGTACAGGGCGacgagtgcgccccgaatatcggaatacccacaaaaaaatcagcggtacccttttcaTCTTAATgagaagcgccacgggatcgcttgcacatgctaccgtgacgataATTTACCTACctactgtaaataaaaacttccTACATATAGTTTATACTGTTTATATAGGATGATCGAACATATACTTATTATCACTTGGCTAATTTACTCGTATGAcaccttaaaataaattaaaaaatctagttTCACATCTCTGGGCGGAGGTATGGGCGGCGCTGCGGGCGGTCTCTGCGACCGTCGCGCGTTCGGTAGATCTTTCAATACTCTTGCGCTTGCGCACGCAACCGTCGAACTCAATCAACGTGTTCCTGAGAGGATCTCAGCTCTAACATTGGCACATGAAATAGGTATTTATTATCACttcattttaagtttatatgtgCATTTAAGAAATCTTAAAAATAgcgtatttatattcatttgagCTAAAGAAAGATA
This window harbors:
- the LOC126777323 gene encoding disintegrin and metalloproteinase domain-containing protein 10-like, translating into MVMCLDLKEKMQRAEKICSAYGYQVLEAKFVQEKHLLCLKLQSLGLSHLASNTSALFLDPESNNDAKVRFRLADVTMAYGFPVNSPTAGSAEGYIGDDHHFYGVLHLGNRTLHADPYGKDDPNFFFGVLENDNMVAPGRSRRDDQLGAGFYHLPYFPYRIEQRKPQPGVATARICDLLLLADKEFFVKDANSSLNHVVRRMIHAVAQADIIFRNADFNEDGVPDNIGFSVKYILVLTSDETNNRVFGDLAKDREVDGRNYLMRFARLRRLSEVCLGVAFSGHAFHNRTLGLSFTSLGGGMGGAAGGLCDRRAFGRSFNTLALAHATVELNQRVPERISALTLAHEIGHSFGAHHDDRFPNPECQGYLMGSQSSPFTTHHLEFSLCSKRLIAATLSSMSYCLSEIDKPFCGNGVVENGEACDCGLPSHCMFKDPCCTPRAGGALALEEWTLHKEGCSVAPKAACHPSQGLCCNANCEYANLTASGIDCTMQERPCTCEQVEPSDCRCGLGGRCLEDKTCHAADCAILGLRECSCEKTGPGGALSKARMCGVCCQIIAAGDGKSHCVGVEFAARAVMASNKLPKNWPDEDYKGPNITLRLCANKECRKVRIRAWPPGDACVSMNVVGICSPRGLCKMVVIAPASNIYPDVMRVKAMKHSASTSKKVDVNILSLIVPILYNSIFIFIPLVCT